In a genomic window of Bordetella petrii:
- a CDS encoding Lrp/AsnC family transcriptional regulator: MANNLTIENDVLDGIDRRLVQLLTANARTTTADLARQVGMSAPSVADRLRRLEESGVVRGYTLDIDPVALGYTLTAIVRIRPLPGQLRKVEKLIAGIGEFVECDKVTGDDCFIARLLLKSISQLDGVLDRITEFAETNTAIVKSSPVRRRLPPLQSARP; encoded by the coding sequence ATGGCAAATAACCTAACTATTGAAAACGACGTCCTGGACGGCATCGACCGCCGCCTGGTGCAGCTGCTGACCGCCAATGCACGCACCACCACCGCCGACCTGGCGCGCCAGGTCGGCATGTCGGCTCCCAGCGTGGCCGACCGCCTGCGCCGGCTGGAAGAGTCCGGGGTAGTGCGGGGTTATACGCTGGACATCGACCCGGTGGCGCTGGGATACACGCTGACCGCCATCGTGCGCATCCGCCCGCTGCCCGGGCAGTTGCGCAAGGTCGAAAAATTGATTGCCGGCATCGGCGAATTCGTTGAATGCGACAAGGTGACGGGCGACGACTGCTTCATCGCGCGGCTGCTGCTGAAATCCATCTCGCAGCTCGACGGCGTGCTGGACCGCATCACCGAGTTTGCCGAAACCAACACCGCCATCGTCAAGTCCAGTCCCGTGCGGCGGCGCCTGCCGCCGCTGCAATCGGCGCGGCCGTAG